In a single window of the Microbacterium sp. SL75 genome:
- a CDS encoding hemolysin family protein encodes MTEALLLVAAFLLVAFGGLMAAFEAALGVTSRVDLIELGSGGRNARSLRRIGDDTNAHVTAVSFIRVLAETTAAVLVAAAFMLIFDNILLAVLAAAVLMTGISFVAVGASPRSVGRQHARGLLRGGAPVIRGMRILLGPLAHGLVAVGNRVTPGVAHSTSFASEEQLLSIIDEAAENELIEQDDRELIHSVFDFTDRYVREVMVPRTDMVSVDAAATSREALALFLEKGVSRIPLADDEADDVVGVLYLKDLVQFGFRDEAGWRDAPIRRIARPAVFVPESMKAETLLQQMKKDAVHVCLVVDEYGGVAGLVTLEDLIEELVGEIADEYDAPSTEIVELGDGRYRVNARLGLDEVGDLFGLELDDEDVDSIGGLLGKALGRIPQPGATAEHSGLVMTGGASRGRNRGIATVIVERAETMDEEDAEAEPSPRERNDR; translated from the coding sequence ATGACCGAGGCCCTGCTCCTCGTCGCCGCGTTCCTCCTCGTCGCCTTCGGCGGCCTGATGGCGGCATTCGAGGCGGCGCTGGGCGTGACTTCGCGCGTCGACCTGATCGAGCTCGGGTCGGGCGGCCGCAACGCGCGGTCTCTGCGTCGCATCGGCGACGACACGAACGCCCACGTCACCGCCGTCTCCTTCATCCGCGTCCTCGCCGAGACGACCGCGGCCGTGCTGGTCGCCGCGGCCTTCATGCTTATCTTCGACAACATCCTGCTCGCGGTCCTCGCGGCGGCCGTGCTGATGACGGGTATCTCCTTCGTCGCCGTCGGCGCGAGTCCGCGTTCCGTCGGACGGCAGCACGCTCGCGGGCTGCTCCGCGGGGGAGCGCCGGTCATCCGCGGCATGCGCATCCTGCTCGGACCCCTCGCCCACGGCCTTGTCGCGGTCGGCAACCGCGTGACGCCCGGTGTCGCCCACTCGACCTCGTTCGCGTCCGAGGAGCAGCTGCTCAGCATCATCGACGAGGCCGCCGAGAACGAATTGATCGAGCAGGACGATCGCGAGCTCATCCACTCGGTCTTCGACTTCACCGACCGCTACGTGCGCGAAGTCATGGTCCCCCGCACCGACATGGTGAGCGTGGATGCCGCGGCCACCTCCCGCGAGGCACTCGCGCTGTTCCTCGAGAAGGGGGTCTCCCGCATTCCCCTCGCCGACGACGAGGCGGACGACGTCGTCGGCGTGCTGTACCTCAAAGACCTCGTCCAGTTCGGCTTCCGTGACGAGGCCGGTTGGCGCGATGCCCCGATTCGGCGCATCGCGCGTCCGGCCGTCTTCGTCCCCGAGTCGATGAAGGCAGAGACCCTTCTCCAGCAGATGAAGAAGGACGCCGTGCACGTCTGCCTCGTCGTCGACGAGTACGGCGGAGTCGCGGGCCTGGTGACTCTCGAAGACCTGATCGAAGAGCTCGTGGGCGAGATCGCCGACGAGTACGACGCCCCGTCCACCGAGATCGTCGAGCTGGGCGACGGCCGTTACCGCGTCAACGCGCGCCTCGGCCTCGACGAGGTCGGCGACCTGTTCGGTCTCGAACTCGACGACGAAGACGTGGATTCCATCGGCGGCCTTCTGGGCAAGGCCCTGGGCCGCATCCCACAGCCGGGCGCGACGGCCGAGCACTCCGGTCTCGTCATGACCGGGGGCGCCTCGCGCGGTCGCAACCGCGGTATCGCCACGGTGATCGTGGAGCGGGCTGAGACGATGGACGAAGAAGACGCCGAGGCAGAGCCCTCGCCGCGTGAGAGGAACGACAGATGA
- a CDS encoding MOSC domain-containing protein — protein sequence MIRVDALYRYPVKGFTPERRDALVIQDDGRVQGDRSLVFRFADALEPADATFPKSRGLALMTFPTLARVDLTFDDESQTLRLRVDDIDVEADLSESGRARLSEAVTAYLRTTSDAKLLEADGILPLGLLGDGQTARFQDRPRGFVSLHGAASVAALDATVPAPVDDRRFRSNIVVGGTAAWAELDWSARVRIGEVVFEVQKPIERCAAITANPDTGVRDARLLRVLTSEFGQDEPTLGILLLPVDGGGTIRTGDEVVVDE from the coding sequence GTGATCCGCGTCGACGCCCTCTACCGCTATCCCGTCAAAGGCTTCACACCCGAGAGACGCGACGCTCTCGTCATCCAAGACGACGGCCGCGTGCAGGGGGACCGCTCGCTCGTGTTCCGCTTCGCCGACGCCCTCGAGCCGGCGGACGCGACGTTCCCGAAGAGCCGCGGTCTCGCGCTGATGACGTTCCCCACACTCGCACGGGTCGATCTGACCTTCGACGACGAGTCGCAGACGCTCCGGCTGCGGGTCGACGACATCGACGTCGAGGCCGATCTCAGTGAGAGCGGGCGCGCACGCCTGTCCGAGGCGGTGACGGCGTACCTGCGCACGACGAGCGACGCGAAGTTGCTGGAGGCCGACGGCATCCTGCCCCTCGGTCTTCTGGGCGACGGCCAAACGGCGCGCTTCCAGGACCGCCCGCGCGGTTTCGTCTCGCTCCACGGCGCGGCCTCGGTCGCCGCCCTGGATGCCACGGTCCCCGCGCCGGTGGACGATCGCCGCTTCCGCTCGAACATCGTCGTCGGGGGCACCGCCGCCTGGGCGGAGCTCGACTGGAGCGCTCGCGTGCGCATCGGTGAGGTGGTGTTCGAGGTGCAGAAGCCGATCGAGCGGTGCGCCGCGATCACCGCGAATCCCGACACGGGCGTGCGCGATGCGCGCCTGCTCCGCGTGCTCACGTCCGAGTTCGGCCAGGACGAGCCGACCCTCGGCATCCTGCTGCTCCCCGTCGACGGCGGCGGCACGATCCGCACGGGCGACGAGGTTGTCGTCGACGAGTGA
- the era gene encoding GTPase Era → MTDTRSGFVTFVGRPNVGKSTLTNALVGEKVAITSDKPQTTRRAIRGIVNRPGGQLVVVDTPGIHRPRTLLGQRLNDLVEQVLGDVDVIAFCAPATEKVGPGDRRIAESLSGYPRAKKVALVTKTDAATRDQITERLIEVDALREDWAAVIPLSAVTNDQLDVLSDELLALMPVGPALYADDVVTDEALEDRIAEIIREAALHGVRDELPHSIAVTVDDVAPREDSDLTDVWANIVVERDSQKAIIIGKKGSRLADVGARARAGIEPLVGGRVYLSLHVRVAKEWQRDPKQLGRLGF, encoded by the coding sequence ATGACCGACACCCGATCCGGCTTCGTGACCTTCGTGGGCCGGCCGAACGTCGGCAAGTCCACGCTGACCAACGCCCTGGTGGGCGAGAAGGTCGCCATCACGAGCGACAAGCCGCAGACCACTCGCCGCGCCATCCGCGGCATCGTCAACCGTCCCGGCGGTCAGCTCGTGGTCGTCGACACTCCCGGCATCCATCGTCCTCGCACCCTTCTCGGTCAGCGTCTGAACGATCTCGTCGAACAGGTGCTCGGAGACGTCGACGTGATCGCGTTCTGCGCCCCCGCGACCGAGAAGGTCGGTCCCGGCGATCGCCGCATCGCCGAATCGCTCTCGGGTTACCCGCGCGCGAAGAAGGTGGCCCTCGTCACGAAGACAGATGCCGCGACGCGCGATCAGATCACCGAGCGACTCATCGAGGTCGACGCGCTTCGCGAGGACTGGGCTGCGGTCATCCCGCTCTCAGCCGTCACGAACGACCAGCTCGACGTGCTGAGCGACGAGCTCCTCGCCCTCATGCCGGTCGGCCCCGCGCTGTACGCAGACGACGTCGTCACCGACGAGGCCCTCGAGGACCGCATCGCCGAGATCATCCGCGAGGCAGCCCTTCACGGGGTTCGCGACGAACTCCCGCACTCGATCGCGGTGACCGTGGACGACGTCGCTCCGCGCGAGGACAGCGACCTCACCGACGTCTGGGCGAACATCGTCGTCGAGCGCGACAGCCAGAAGGCGATCATCATCGGCAAGAAGGGTTCGCGCCTGGCCGACGTGGGAGCGCGCGCCCGCGCCGGCATCGAGCCGCTCGTCGGCGGCCGCGTCTATCTCTCCCTGCACGTCCGTGTCGCCAAGGAATGGCAGCGCGACCCGAAGCAGCTCGGTCGCCTCGGCTTCTGA
- a CDS encoding TetR/AcrR family transcriptional regulator — translation MERTGTRAEKRAATADRILEAAREEFAERGPAGATIRRIAGRAGVDPSLVMQHYGSKSALFALAVRPVAELDEADGKVGVHLEQVLLARFHELDAPTRALMRSMLSSPEAADAMSAYLDERASALAAGGDRDRHQRAAILVASIMGVTIARHFLDVPALRDIDAETAAQILGEMLPGGD, via the coding sequence ATGGAACGCACAGGGACGCGAGCCGAGAAGCGCGCTGCAACAGCCGACCGCATCCTCGAGGCCGCGCGCGAGGAGTTCGCCGAACGGGGGCCGGCCGGCGCGACGATCCGCCGGATCGCCGGTCGTGCGGGAGTCGACCCGTCGCTCGTGATGCAGCACTACGGCTCGAAGAGCGCTCTGTTCGCTCTGGCGGTACGACCCGTCGCCGAGCTCGACGAGGCGGACGGCAAGGTGGGCGTCCATCTGGAGCAGGTGCTGCTCGCTCGGTTCCATGAGCTCGACGCCCCCACCCGCGCGCTGATGCGCTCGATGCTGAGCTCACCGGAGGCCGCGGATGCGATGAGCGCCTATCTCGACGAGCGAGCCTCGGCCCTCGCCGCGGGCGGCGATCGAGACCGGCACCAGCGAGCGGCGATCCTCGTCGCATCGATCATGGGCGTGACCATCGCGCGGCACTTCCTCGACGTCCCCGCTCTTCGCGACATCGACGCGGAAACGGCGGCGCAGATCCTCGGAGAGATGCTTCCGGGCGGCGACTGA
- a CDS encoding SDR family oxidoreductase, with the protein MTEAHTRRALIVGASRGLGLALVEEYARRGVEVVATVRDAESEALRALTERFPVAVEHVDVTDALQISALAHRLGRDQFDLLFVVAGISLAPVDEPASDIADDAFTRTMLTNALGTMRVVERLAALVPQTGTVAVMSSGQGSVANNTSGGFEVYRASKAALNQLMRSYAARHAAEPKTLLLLAPGWIRTDMGGESAGLDIAEAIPPLVDTIEAQHRTPGLQYLDRHGATVPW; encoded by the coding sequence ATGACAGAAGCACACACTCGCCGGGCGTTGATCGTCGGAGCCTCGCGGGGCCTCGGCCTCGCCCTCGTCGAGGAGTACGCCCGTCGGGGCGTCGAGGTCGTCGCGACGGTCCGTGATGCCGAGAGCGAGGCGCTTCGCGCCCTGACCGAGCGGTTCCCGGTCGCCGTCGAGCATGTCGACGTCACCGATGCCCTGCAGATATCGGCTTTGGCGCACCGGCTGGGGAGAGATCAGTTCGACCTGCTATTCGTCGTCGCGGGCATTTCTCTCGCACCCGTCGACGAACCGGCGTCCGACATCGCCGATGACGCATTCACGCGGACCATGTTGACGAACGCGCTGGGCACCATGCGTGTCGTGGAGCGTCTCGCGGCCCTCGTCCCTCAGACGGGCACCGTCGCGGTGATGTCATCCGGCCAGGGCAGCGTCGCGAACAACACCTCCGGCGGTTTCGAGGTCTACCGCGCGTCGAAGGCGGCGCTGAACCAGCTGATGCGGAGCTACGCCGCGCGGCACGCCGCCGAACCGAAGACGCTGCTCTTGCTGGCACCCGGCTGGATCCGCACCGACATGGGCGGCGAGAGTGCAGGTCTCGACATCGCCGAGGCCATTCCCCCGCTCGTCGACACGATAGAGGCTCAGCACCGGACACCGGGACTGCAGTACCTGGACCGCCACGGTGCGACCGTGCCGTGGTGA
- the ybeY gene encoding rRNA maturation RNase YbeY — protein MTIEINNESDHQIDEQVLLRLMEYNLAELHVSADADVAIVLVDEGAMESLHVQWMDEPGPTDVLSFPMDELRPGSEDAPTPAGLLGDIVLCPAVAETQAVAAKHSTQDELILLTTHGLLHLLGFDHAEPDEEREMFGLQRELITGFQAVERQRRA, from the coding sequence ATGACGATCGAGATCAACAACGAGTCCGACCACCAGATCGACGAGCAGGTCCTGCTGCGTCTGATGGAGTACAACCTCGCGGAACTGCACGTGAGTGCCGACGCCGACGTGGCCATCGTGCTCGTCGACGAGGGCGCCATGGAATCCCTCCACGTGCAGTGGATGGACGAGCCCGGCCCCACCGATGTGCTCAGCTTTCCGATGGACGAGCTGCGTCCCGGTTCCGAAGACGCCCCCACGCCCGCGGGCTTGCTCGGCGACATTGTTCTCTGCCCGGCTGTGGCCGAAACCCAGGCCGTCGCCGCGAAGCACTCCACGCAGGACGAGCTGATCCTGCTCACGACCCACGGGCTCCTGCACCTCCTCGGCTTCGACCACGCCGAGCCCGACGAGGAGCGCGAGATGTTCGGCCTGCAGCGCGAGCTCATCACCGGCTTCCAGGCCGTCGAGCGCCAGCGCCGCGCATGA
- a CDS encoding HIT domain-containing protein — protein sequence MSEPSIFTRILRGEIPAEIVAETENAFAIRDIAPQAPVHLLVIPKTQQYRNVVELAAGDPDLLAEIIGLAHSVAAAHADGDFRLIFNTGEGAGQTVFHVHAHVLAGGLNEKSLGG from the coding sequence ATGAGCGAACCGTCGATCTTCACGCGCATCCTGCGGGGCGAGATCCCCGCCGAGATCGTGGCCGAGACCGAGAACGCCTTCGCGATCCGCGACATCGCGCCTCAGGCGCCGGTGCACCTGCTCGTCATCCCCAAGACGCAGCAGTACCGCAACGTCGTCGAGCTGGCCGCGGGCGATCCCGACCTGCTCGCCGAGATCATCGGGCTCGCCCATTCGGTTGCCGCCGCGCACGCCGACGGCGACTTCCGCCTCATCTTCAACACCGGCGAGGGCGCCGGCCAGACCGTCTTCCATGTGCACGCCCACGTCCTCGCGGGTGGCCTGAACGAAAAGAGCTTGGGTGGCTGA
- a CDS encoding PhoH family protein — translation MVQLLGPQDRLLRVVEKEHPDVDVHVRGNEITLSGAPGAVRAARGLVDELLSMTRSGQGLDPSDVSSSNRMLSDGGPRPSEVMGEAILSSRGKTIRPKTAGQKEYVDAIDENTIVFGIGPAGTGKTYLAMAKAVQALQRKEVNRIILTRPAVEAGERLGFLPGTLTDKIDPYLRPLYDALNEMMDPDIVPKLMATGTIEVAPLAYMRGRTLNDSFVVLDEAQNTTPEQMKMFLTRLGFGTRMVVTGDITQVDLPQGASGLRLVTRVLDDIDDIHFSRLTSDDVVRHNLVGRIVDAYSEYDEKRLAARRERDEASEFATRAERRGPSAAGPRDHLPRRNRS, via the coding sequence ATGGTGCAGCTTCTCGGCCCGCAGGATCGCCTCCTCCGCGTGGTCGAGAAGGAACACCCCGACGTCGACGTGCACGTGCGCGGCAACGAGATCACCCTGTCGGGCGCACCCGGTGCGGTGCGCGCGGCCCGCGGCCTCGTCGACGAACTGCTCAGCATGACCCGCTCGGGGCAGGGCCTCGACCCGTCCGACGTGTCGAGCTCGAACCGCATGCTCTCCGACGGCGGTCCCCGACCCTCCGAGGTGATGGGCGAGGCGATCCTCTCGTCGCGCGGCAAGACCATCCGTCCCAAGACCGCGGGCCAGAAAGAGTACGTCGACGCGATCGACGAGAACACCATCGTCTTCGGCATCGGCCCCGCCGGTACCGGCAAGACCTATCTGGCCATGGCCAAGGCCGTGCAGGCGCTGCAGCGCAAAGAAGTCAACCGCATCATCCTGACGCGGCCGGCCGTCGAGGCGGGGGAGCGGCTCGGGTTCCTCCCGGGCACGCTCACCGACAAGATCGACCCCTATCTGCGCCCGCTCTACGACGCGCTTAACGAGATGATGGACCCCGACATCGTCCCCAAGCTCATGGCGACCGGCACGATCGAGGTCGCGCCGCTGGCGTACATGCGCGGTCGCACGTTGAACGACTCCTTCGTCGTGCTCGACGAGGCGCAGAACACCACGCCCGAGCAGATGAAGATGTTCCTCACGCGCCTCGGCTTCGGCACGCGCATGGTCGTGACCGGTGACATCACGCAGGTCGATCTCCCGCAGGGTGCCTCGGGACTGCGACTCGTCACGCGCGTACTCGACGACATCGACGACATCCATTTCTCCCGCCTCACCAGCGACGACGTCGTGCGCCACAACCTCGTGGGCCGCATCGTCGACGCCTACAGCGAGTACGACGAGAAGCGCCTTGCCGCACGTCGCGAACGCGACGAGGCATCCGAATTCGCCACCCGTGCGGAGCGACGCGGCCCGAGCGCCGCCGGTCCCCGCGATCACCTCCCGAGACGAAACCGCTCATGA
- the leuA gene encoding 2-isopropylmalate synthase — translation MKNTQKPTSAPVHKYRPFHEQIAVDLPDRTWPSKRIEVAPRWCAVDLRDGNQALIDPMSPERKRVMFDLLVKMGYKEIEVGFPSASQTDFDFVRQLIEEDLIPEDVTIQVLTQAREHLIARTYEAIAGARQAIVHLYNSTSVLQREVVFRTDQQGIVDIALEGARLCKQYEKTIPQTEVYYEYSPESYTGTELEFALRICNEVLEVFEPTPERKVILNLPATVEMATPNVYADSIEWMSRHLNHRENVILSLHPHNDRGTAVAAAELGYLAGADRIEGCLFGNGERTGNVDLVALGINLLTQGIDPQIDFSDIDQVKRTVEYCNQLPVPERSPWAGDLVFTAFSGSHQDAIKKGFEAMQARADAEGKSIDDIEWAVPYLPIDPKDLGRSYEAVIRVNSQSGKGGVAYLLKADHAIDLPRKLQIEFSGVVQARTDAEGGEVSSSQIWDIFTDEYLPSTDDDQRWGRFELLSTRSASDMSGDVHLDITLRDGDSSHPASAVGNGPVAAFLEIVRSQGFEVTLYDYVEHALSSGGDAQAAAYVELQVDDQRLWGVGIDGDISTASLKAIVSGVNRAIRTRQSSDALAGV, via the coding sequence ATGAAGAACACCCAGAAGCCCACGTCCGCTCCGGTGCACAAGTACCGTCCGTTCCACGAGCAGATCGCGGTCGATCTGCCCGATCGCACCTGGCCGTCGAAGCGGATCGAGGTCGCGCCCCGCTGGTGCGCCGTCGACCTGCGTGACGGCAACCAGGCGCTCATCGACCCGATGAGCCCGGAGCGCAAGCGCGTCATGTTCGACCTGCTCGTGAAGATGGGGTACAAGGAGATCGAGGTCGGGTTCCCGAGCGCGAGCCAGACCGACTTCGACTTCGTGCGCCAGCTGATCGAAGAGGATCTGATCCCCGAGGACGTCACCATCCAGGTGCTGACCCAGGCGCGAGAGCACCTGATCGCCCGCACGTACGAGGCGATCGCCGGTGCCAGGCAGGCGATCGTGCACCTGTACAACTCCACGAGCGTCTTGCAGCGCGAGGTGGTGTTCCGCACCGACCAGCAGGGCATCGTCGACATCGCCCTCGAGGGCGCGCGGCTGTGCAAGCAGTACGAGAAGACCATCCCGCAGACCGAGGTCTACTACGAGTACTCGCCCGAGAGCTACACCGGGACGGAGCTCGAGTTCGCGCTGCGCATCTGCAACGAGGTGCTCGAGGTCTTCGAGCCCACTCCCGAGCGCAAGGTCATCCTGAACCTGCCCGCCACGGTCGAGATGGCCACCCCCAACGTCTACGCCGACTCGATCGAGTGGATGTCGCGCCACCTGAACCACCGCGAGAACGTCATCCTGTCGCTGCACCCGCACAACGACCGAGGCACGGCCGTGGCCGCCGCGGAGCTGGGGTACCTGGCCGGCGCCGATCGCATCGAGGGCTGCCTGTTCGGCAACGGTGAGCGCACCGGCAACGTCGACCTCGTCGCCCTGGGCATCAACCTGTTGACGCAGGGCATCGACCCGCAGATCGACTTCAGCGACATCGACCAGGTCAAGCGCACCGTCGAATACTGCAACCAGCTGCCCGTTCCCGAGCGCAGCCCCTGGGCCGGCGACCTGGTGTTCACCGCGTTCAGCGGATCGCATCAGGATGCCATCAAGAAGGGCTTCGAGGCGATGCAGGCCCGCGCGGACGCAGAGGGCAAGAGCATCGACGACATCGAGTGGGCGGTTCCCTACCTGCCGATCGACCCGAAGGATCTGGGGCGCTCGTACGAGGCCGTCATCCGCGTCAACTCGCAGTCCGGCAAGGGCGGGGTCGCCTACCTGCTGAAGGCCGATCACGCGATCGACCTGCCCCGCAAGCTCCAGATCGAGTTCTCCGGCGTCGTGCAGGCCCGCACCGATGCCGAGGGCGGCGAGGTCTCCAGCAGCCAGATCTGGGACATCTTCACCGACGAGTACCTGCCGTCGACGGACGACGACCAGCGTTGGGGCCGCTTCGAACTGCTCTCGACCCGCTCGGCGAGCGACATGTCGGGGGATGTGCACCTCGACATCACGCTGCGCGACGGCGACTCGAGCCACCCCGCGTCGGCTGTGGGAAACGGTCCGGTCGCTGCCTTCCTCGAGATCGTGCGATCGCAGGGTTTCGAGGTGACGCTGTACGACTACGTCGAGCATGCTCTCAGCTCGGGCGGTGACGCGCAGGCCGCCGCCTACGTCGAACTGCAGGTCGACGACCAGCGGTTGTGGGGCGTCGGCATCGACGGAGACATCTCTACCGCCTCGCTCAAGGCGATCGTCTCGGGTGTCAATCGCGCGATCCGCACGCGGCAGTCGTCCGACGCCCTCGCCGGCGTCTGA
- a CDS encoding GNAT family N-acetyltransferase produces MSGSPFFLPPAPESLQVVRERVRLRPFEKSDLEAMATYRGDADVCRFLPFEPQSPDDIRRRNGHLMGGTSLEGARGGVMLVIENDGTVIGDLVLFHLDIEAGSAEIGWVVSPAASGRGLATEAVRALIDTAFDVYGLRRLVAQIDADNARSVALAERLGLRREAHFVENEWFKGRWSDLLVYAVLDREWAAGDASGA; encoded by the coding sequence GTGAGTGGGTCACCGTTCTTCCTGCCCCCGGCGCCGGAGTCGCTCCAGGTCGTTCGCGAGCGCGTGCGTCTGCGTCCGTTCGAGAAAAGCGACCTCGAGGCTATGGCGACCTACCGCGGCGACGCCGACGTCTGTCGCTTCTTGCCGTTCGAGCCGCAGTCGCCCGACGACATCCGCCGCCGCAACGGCCACCTCATGGGAGGGACCTCGCTCGAGGGCGCGCGCGGCGGCGTCATGCTCGTCATCGAGAACGACGGCACGGTGATCGGTGACCTCGTGCTCTTCCACCTCGACATCGAGGCAGGATCCGCCGAGATCGGGTGGGTCGTGAGCCCGGCGGCATCGGGTCGCGGTCTCGCCACCGAGGCGGTGCGCGCGCTCATCGACACGGCGTTCGACGTCTACGGCCTCCGGCGTCTCGTCGCCCAGATCGACGCCGACAACGCGCGTTCCGTGGCGCTGGCCGAGCGCCTCGGCCTGCGTCGCGAGGCGCACTTCGTCGAGAACGAGTGGTTCAAGGGGCGATGGAGCGACCTGCTCGTCTACGCGGTTCTCGATCGCGAGTGGGCGGCCGGGGACGCGAGCGGCGCGTGA
- a CDS encoding quinone oxidoreductase family protein: MAMRWTAPAPGPIDTWSFDEVELAPPGPGEVSVRVHAAGVNPADAKHVATARPGAEFPVPIGYELSGEVIAVGPDALGGSGPLRVGDEVVAFRVHGAYATELTVPARDVFAKPANLSHPEAANLLLAGTTAAEMIQVTRVVEGDTVLLHAASGAVGVSLLQQARELGVRVIGTVGPDAEDSADRVRRYGGIPVAYGVGLRERVEAAAEGAPIAAAWDAVGTDEAFDVSLALVAERDRIVTIVDPERAKKDGVLWIAGSRPESARFRDIARARVLELAASGDLEVPLARTYPLTEAVEAVGFVMDGHPGGKVALLP, translated from the coding sequence ATGGCGATGAGGTGGACGGCCCCGGCTCCGGGCCCGATCGACACGTGGAGCTTCGACGAGGTCGAGCTCGCGCCTCCCGGCCCGGGTGAAGTGAGCGTCCGGGTGCACGCGGCGGGTGTCAATCCCGCGGATGCCAAGCACGTCGCCACCGCGCGCCCCGGCGCCGAGTTCCCCGTGCCGATCGGCTATGAGCTGTCCGGCGAGGTGATCGCCGTCGGCCCCGATGCCCTCGGCGGCTCGGGCCCGCTTCGCGTCGGCGATGAGGTCGTCGCTTTCCGCGTGCACGGCGCCTACGCCACCGAACTCACGGTCCCCGCGCGCGACGTCTTCGCAAAGCCGGCGAACCTCTCGCACCCCGAGGCCGCGAACCTCCTGCTCGCCGGCACCACCGCCGCCGAGATGATCCAGGTCACCCGTGTGGTCGAGGGTGACACCGTCCTGCTCCATGCCGCCTCCGGTGCGGTGGGCGTCAGCCTGCTCCAGCAGGCGCGCGAACTCGGCGTCCGAGTCATCGGGACGGTGGGGCCGGATGCCGAGGACTCGGCCGACCGGGTCCGTCGCTACGGCGGCATTCCGGTGGCCTACGGCGTCGGTCTGCGCGAGCGCGTCGAAGCTGCGGCAGAAGGCGCTCCCATCGCCGCGGCGTGGGACGCCGTCGGCACCGACGAGGCGTTCGACGTCTCCCTCGCCCTCGTCGCCGAGCGCGACCGCATCGTCACGATCGTCGACCCCGAGCGCGCGAAGAAGGACGGCGTGCTGTGGATCGCGGGTTCGCGCCCCGAGAGCGCCCGCTTCCGCGACATCGCCCGTGCCCGGGTGCTCGAGCTGGCGGCATCCGGTGATCTCGAGGTCCCCCTCGCTCGGACGTACCCCCTCACCGAGGCGGTCGAGGCCGTCGGTTTCGTCATGGACGGCCACCCCGGCGGGAAGGTCGCGCTGCTGCCGTGA